In the Malaya genurostris strain Urasoe2022 chromosome 1, Malgen_1.1, whole genome shotgun sequence genome, one interval contains:
- the LOC131430730 gene encoding mRNA cap guanine-N7 methyltransferase, with amino-acid sequence MTEPAETVSFGPMRRLSEDSESNDEQPEQAQSTAVQIDQAASSNSNQVKRAFSDDSDDTDRDVKKHKSNHTVVVATHYNQIEERGLQERTKSNIFYMRNFNNWIKSIIINKYLDIVREKTTRGNPLRVMDMCCGKGGDLLKWLKGNITHLICTDIAEVSVEQCEARYKKMRPNNDGGKLFTAEFFTADATLQRLREKYKDVSIDLQLVSCQFAFHYCFESLKQAEFMLKNAAECLKEGGYFIGTIPDANEIMKRQRASGSDSFGNDVYRISFQCDTEKPPLFGAKYNFQLDGVVDCPEFLVHFPTLIKLARKFGLRLIEKKRFDELYDESIPTWKGLIEKMQALETYPGHSRSDCERQRNRDEYQHAIRFLDQKTDDRRAKVGTLSKSEWEAGTLYMFFAFQKMKTSWDKNGKPVYS; translated from the exons ATGACGGAGCCGGCTGAGACAGTAAGTTTTGGTCCAATGCGGCGATTGTCGGAAGACAGCGAGTCCAATGACGAGCAGCCGGAACAGGCGCAGAGTACTGCAGTTCAAATCGATCAAGCTGCCTCAAGCAATTCAAATCAGGTGAAACGTGCTTTTAGTGACGACAGCGATGACACGGATCGCGATGTGAAAAAACATAAAAGTAACCATACTGTGGTTGTGGCGACCCACTACAATCAGATAGAGGAACGTGGATTACAGGAGCGAACCAAGTCGAACATTTTCTACATGAGGAATTTTAACAATTGGATCAAAagcattatcatcaacaagtatttggATATCGTGAGGGAGAAAACAACCCGAGGTAATCCGCTGCGGGTCATGGATATGTGCTGTGGAAAGGGAGGAGATCTGCTCAAATGGTTAAAGGGTAACATTACCCATCTGATCTGTACGGATATCGCGGAAGTGAgtgtggaacaatgtgaggCTCGCTATAAGAAAATGAGACCGAATAACGATGGAGGAAAGCTTTTTACGGCGGAGTTTTTCACTGCGGATGCCACCTTACAGAGGTTAAGGGAAAAATATAAGGATGTTTCGATAGATTTGCAACTGGTCAGCTGTCAGTTTGCATTTCACTACTGTTTCGAATCGTTGAAGCAGGCAGAATTCATGCTCAAAAATGCTGCCGAATGTTTGAAGGAGGGAGGATATTTTATAGGAACGATTCCGGATGCAAACGAAATCATGAAACGGCAGCGAGCATCCGGAAGCGATTCGTTCGGCAATGACGTCTATCGTATCTCATTCCAATGCGATACGGAAAAACCGCCCCTGTTTGGGGCCAAGTACAACTTTCAGCTGGACGGTGTGGTGGACTGTCCGGAGTTTCTGGttcattttccgacactgatcaAGCTTGCCCGAAAATTTGGCCTTCGGTTGATCGAAAAGAAGCGCTTCGATGAACTGTACGACGAGTCGATTCCTACCTGGAAGGGGTTGATAGAAAAGATGCAAGCGCTGGAAACCTATCCCGGCCATTCCCGGAGCGACTGCGAAAGGCAACGAAACCGGGACGAGTATCAACATGCGATTCGGTTTTTGGACCAGAAAACTGACGACCGGCGAGCAAAGGTCGGCACATTGTCCAAGTCGGAATGGGAAGCTGGCA cGCTGTACATGTTTTTTGCgtttcaaaaaatgaaaaccaGCTGGGACAAGAACGGAAAACCGGTGTACTCGTAG
- the LOC131430712 gene encoding glycerol kinase-like, with translation MNGTTRSKFGPLIGVLHAGHTSCKFLIYAAKNAEVLTCHEEPLETLCPRSGWVELDPLQIWQAASDCIERAVQNLLLLDIDPRDIVAVGVCNQRETSLLWQKRDGQPLCNAIAWCDTRTTELIDALLTRVKGKINFLKTVCGLPFANCFSALKVRWMLDNVIEEGVHGDGEELLFGTLDSWIIWNLTGGTNGGIHVTDVTNASRTMLMSLDGLEWDTRLCHFFKIPQNILPNIRSCSEIYGYIGEGSLSGVPITSCIGDQHAALLGQLCLSAGQVTCNLDDGTYLLFNTAQEIIDSDHGLLSTVAFKLGPEAETFYALEGAIPHTGNTINWLRENLQLPTQNGSMSQSILSDSAMLSSVCAKSPLATYCSEPGGFKTNHNNYDVILVPAFSGYYTPYWRYKTQGLLFGLTLQTTATQIMLSAYEAACFQVREILESLAKDCRMWPTLTKLVAGGDLSEKSFFMQMLADLGGISIERPQSSTPVCLGTMLAAGLAVDVLTLDDFRASCIPPIDYYTPTLSSSQRDMKYRKWKVAVDRCLNFDCASETDLTRFHQEEHDPERSVRCSIPGGLYIVSSFALMVLAQILQQRGNS, from the exons TTGAACTTGACCCGTTGCAGATCTGGCAGGCTGCCAGCGATTGCATCGAGCGGGCTGTGCAGAATTTGCTTCTGTTGGATATCGATCCGAGGGACATCGTGGCGGTGGGTGTTTGCAATCAGCGCGAGACCAGTCTGCTGTGGCAGAAGCGAGACGGACAGCCCTTATGTAATGCCATTGCCTGGTGCGATACGAGGACTACCGAGCTAATCGATGCATTGCTGACGCGGGTGAAGGGGAAAATTAATTTTCTGAAAACTGTTTGCGGATTACCGTTTGCCAACTGCTTCAGTGCCCTCAAGGTACGATGGATGCTGGACAATGTGATAGAAGAAGGGGTGCATGGAGACGGAGAGGAGCTTCTGTTCGGGACATTGGATAGCTGGATCATATGGAATCTGACGGGTGGGACGAACGGAGGCATTCACGTTACCGATGTAACGAACGCCTCGCGCACGATGCTGATGAGTTTGGACGGTTTGGAATGGGATACCAGGTTGtgccattttttcaaaattccgcAAAATATTTTGCCCAACATTAGGAGCTGCTCGGAAATCTACGGTTACATCGGTGAAGGGTCACTCAGTGGTGTACCGATTACGAGC TGCATTGGTGATCAACATGCAGCTTTACTAGGGCAACTTTGTCTGAGTGCAGGTCAGGTTACGTGTAATTTGGACGACGGTACGTACCTACTGTTCAACACTGCTCAGGAGATAATCGATTCGGACCATGGTCTTCTGTCTACGGTTGCATTTAAACTAGGCCCAGAAGCCGAAACATTTTACGCTTTGGAAGGTGCGATTCCTCACACAGGAAACACGATCAACTGGTTGCGCGAGAATCTGCAACTGCCAACCCAGAACGGTTCTATGTCCCAAAGTATCCTCAGTGATTCAGCGATGCTATCGTCGGTGTGCGCAAAAAGTCCGCTCGCAACGTACTGCAGTGAACCGGGTGGTTTCAAGACCAACCACAATAACTACGATGTAATACTGGTTCCGGCCTTCAGCGGATATTACACACCATACTGGCGATACAAAACCCAAGGTTTACTGTTCGGACTAACTCTACAGACGACGGCAACGCAAATTATGCTGTCTGCCTACGAAGCCGCATGTTTTCAGGTGCGCGAAATATTGGAATCCCTAGCGAAGGACTGTCGGATGTGGCCAACGCTGACGAAGCTGGTGGCCGGTGGTGATTTAAGCGAAAAATCGTTCTTTATGCAAATGCTAGCCGACTTGGGTGGAATCAGCATCGAACGGCCGCAAAGCTCAACACCGGTCTGCCTCGGGACAATGCTGGCAGCCGGGCTGGCCGTCGACGTTCTGACACTGGATGATTTCCGAGCCAGTTGCATTCCCCCAATCGACTATTATACACCAACGCTTAGCTCTAGTC AACGAGACATGAAATACCGCAAGTGGAAGGTAGCGGTTGATCGATGCCTCAACTTTGACTGTGCCTCCGAAACCGATCTTACcaggttccaccaggaagaacacG ATCCGGAGCGTTCGGTTCGATGCTCGATTCCGGGAGGGCTCTACATAGTGTCTTCGTTTGCACTTATGGTGCTTGCACAAATACTCCAGCAACGGGGAAACTCTTAG
- the LOC131430748 gene encoding nuclear pore complex protein Nup93-1-like, whose protein sequence is MDFSTLLQQAQKLTHETQVSDDLPRVERTLPQVLQATQELHSRVSQTGAQDMQAHILLGHKGIDLPKISQKLETLSSRKTFEPLDPISTTDIQSFLRNEKENAILSVIEEVHKNSFQAAQNQKWEHTMNDWKLEKVKLMNALIGPSQNWIDIRKGPELTILNESTFGGRSSMNNQEMAYAREVYEYNKLINEGAMRPSLVQRFAQIAESFNDSKVNDIWEIMKYMTNVTPSPRTQDPLRVRCTQSQFIEQAKRYLENRYKLFMQTVISEHLRDAQRGGIPSILNLVGSFVGLKFANQNNSSFIGLQDGHVDGKPLWPMVYYCLRCGDITSALKCMQMAGPGHDDFIAVLEEKCRNPGQKINPKLELQIRMQYKRQIRNAIDPYKRAVYCIIGCCDIQEQHPEVAKSSDDFLWIQLSLIRPESDDNTEHLTYAGLQAMILEQYGEKHFNANEQPHLYYQVLALTGQFEAGIEFLSRFEKYRAHAVHIALALNELHMIGGPRNLQEPLLSVDIEDPQPMRRLNIARLIMLYVKKFEITDPAEALQYFFFLRNLKDTEGRNLFLVCVSDLAIECRDFDLLFGKMQRDGIRSRGLIDQFESSHIDARMACELIAEEFVKRGMFEDAIKLFDLADNQEQALRHTSIMLSQVVHQPNKPGTLRERLQRVALEFTERYVGAEKNCDPQTWSTFNLLKELVIFFDQYYNKNYQPALEVLERIKLVPLKMSDLEACVHNFKRLGGEVCKVIPDLLIATMDIAYNKYKALKGKDLAKFDDAGRERQLVYLREQAKALTNMAATVPYRMPGDTNNRLVQTEILMH, encoded by the exons ATGGATTTTAGCACCCTTTTGCAGCAGGCTCAAAAGCTGACCCATGAGACGCAAGTATCGGATGACTTACCGCGGGTGGAACGGACCCTGCCGCAGGTTTTGCAGGCCACCCAAGAACTGCACTCCCGAGTGTCCCAAACTGGAGCGCAGGATATGCAAGC TCATATCCTGCTGGGGCACAAAGGAATTGATTTACCGAAAATTTCCCAAAAACTGGAAACATTGAGCTCGCGAAAAACATTCGAACCgttggatccgatttcaacgACGGATATTCAGAGTTTTCTGCGAAATGAGAAAGAGAATGCGATTCTGTCGGTCATCGAAGAAGTACACAAAAACTCCTTCCAAGCAGCTCAGAACCAAAAATGGGAACATACAATGAATGACTGGAAGTTGGAGAAAGTGAAGCTGATGAATGCATTGATTGGACCTTCACAGAACTGGATCGACATTCGGAAGGGACCGGAACTTACGATTTTAAATGAAAGCACTTTTGGAGGACGGTCGTCAATGAACAACCAGGAAATGGCCTACGCCAGGGAGGTGTACGAATACAACAAGCTGATCAATGAAGGAGCGATGCGTCCGTCTCTGGTGCAACGCTTTGCTCAGATTGCGGAAAGTTTTAACGATTCGAAGGTAAATGATATCTGGGAGATAATGAAGTACATGACGAATGTGACACCCAGTCCGAGGACACAGGATCCGCTGCGAGTCCGCTGCACCCAGTCACAGTTTATTGAACAGGCCAAGCGCTACCTGGAGAATCGTTACAAATTGTTCATGCAGACGGTTATATCGGAACATTTACGGGACGCCCAGCGAGGTGGCATTCCAAGTATTCTGAATTTGGTTGGGTCGTTCGTAGGTCTGAAGTTCGCCAATCAGAATAATTCCAGTTTCATCGGACTGCAAGATGGTCACGTGGACGGAAAACCTCTGTGGCCAATGGTGTACTACTGTCTGCGCTGCGGCGATATTACCTCGGCCCTCAAGTGTATGCAGATGGCCGGACCGGGTCATGACGATTTCATTGCTGTTCTGGAAGAGAAATGCCGCAATCCTGGTCAAAAAATCAATCCAAAACTGGAACTTCAAATTCGCATGCAGTACAAAAGACAAATTCGGAATGCGATCGATCCGTACAAACGAGCCGTCTATTGCATCATCGGTTGCTGTGACATTCAAGAACAGCACCCGGAGGTGGCTAAGAGTTCCGATGATTTCCTCTGGATTCAGTTGTCATTGATTCGTCCGGAATCGGATGATAACACGGAACATCTAACATATGCCGGTCTGCAAGCTATGATTCTGGAACAATACGGCGAGAAGCACTTCAATGCCAATGAACAGCCACATCTGTACTACCAAGTTCTTGCACTGACTGGTCAGTTTGAGGCAGGGATTGAGTTTCTATCACGTTTCGAAAAATATAGAGCTCATGCAGTGCACATTGCACTAGCATTGAACGAACTACACATGATTGGTGGTCCCCGGAATCTGCAGGAACCGTTGT TATCGGTTGACATCGAAGACCCTCAGCCAATGCGGCGACTCAACATTGCTCGTTTGATTATGCTTTACGTGAAAAAATTCGAAATCACGGATCCAGCAGAAGCGCTGCAATATTTCTTCTTCCTAAGAAATCTAAAGGACACCGAGGGTCGCAATCTGTTTTTGGTGTGCGTGTCCGATCTGGCCATTGAATGCCGTGACTTTGATTTGCTGTTTGGTAAGATGCAGCGAGATGGAATACGTTCTCGAGGATTGATCGATCAGTTCGAGAGTAGTCACATCGATGCCCGAATGGCTTGTGAATTGATCGCTGAAGAGTTTGTCAAAAGAGGTATGTTTGAAGACGCGATCAAACTGTTTGATTTGGCCGATAATCAAGAACAGGCTTTGCGGCACACTTCCATTATGCTGTCGCAGGTTGTGCATCAACCAAACAAACCCGGAACCTTACGAGAGCGATTACAGCGAGTGGCGTTGGAATTTACCGAGCGGTATGTTGGTGCGGAGAAAAATTGCGACCCTCAGACCTGGTCAACATTTAACCTGTTGAAAGAGTTGGTCATTTTCTTCGATCAATATTACAACAAAAACTACCAGCCGGCTCTCGAGGTGCTGGAACGGATTAAGCTAGTGCCACTGAAAATGTCCGACCTGGAAGCTTGTGTGCACAATTTTAAACGTCTTGGTGGTGAAGTGTGCAAAGTTATTCCGGATCTGCTGATTGCGACGATGGATATAGCCTACAACAAGTATAAAGCGCTGAAGGGCAAAGATCTGGCCAAATTTGACGATGCTGGAAGGGAACGA caACTAGTTTACCTTCGCGAGCAGGCAAAAGCATTGACCAACATGGCAGCGACTGTGCCCTACCGAATGCCCGGCGATACCAACAACCGTCTGGTGCAAACGGAAATTCTCATGCACTAG
- the LOC131430721 gene encoding uncharacterized protein C18orf19 homolog A, which produces MSLLNLSRLSMAGMMIRSSANRFPMQNKLFQNNAAQFRSLVVCSHRVLLPPCCWIDEQPKSNTSVQCRSILVPTYRQAFPLRQFSSSKKEDEPPAASEEPAKLGLVARFRKMYKEYWYVLVPVHCITSVFWFGGFYYVSTSGVDVIALLETMGLSEKLINPVRDSSLGHIAIAYLLYKIATPARYTVTLGGTTISIKYLVQWGYIKPMPSKAKLVQMYKDKKENLQERIAEKKQDFQERKQQLEERKKNLFDDFEQYKSGVKKIKDKKQSVTDDKS; this is translated from the exons ATGTCGCTACTGAACTTGTCGCGGCTGTCCATGGCTGGGATGATGATTCGATCATCCGCAAACCGGTTTCCGatgcaaaacaaactttttcaaaacaaCGCTGCTCAATTTAGGAGTTTAGTCGTGTGCTCACATCGTGTTTTGTTGCCCCCCTGCTGTTGGATTGACGAACAACCTAAATCCAATACCAGTGTCCAGTGTCGAAGTATTTTGGTTCCCACGTATCGACAGGCGTTTCCATtacgacagttcagcagtagcAAGAAGGAGGATGAGCCTCCGGCTGCATCGGAGGAACCAGCCAAGCTTGGACTGGTGGCACGCTTCAGAAAGATGTACAAAGAATACTGGTATGTGCTGGTTCCGGTCCATTGCATAACATCGGTGTTTTGGTTCGGTGGTTTCTATTACGTCTCGACAAGCGGTGTGGACGTGATAGCGTTACTGGAAACGATGGGCTTATCGGAGAAGTTGATTAACCCAGTGCGCGATTCCAGCCTGGGCCACATTGCGATTGCCTATTTGCTGTACAAAATCGCAACACCGGCACGATACACCGTGACGTTAG GCGGTACAACTATCTCCATCAAATACCTCGTTCAGTGGGGCTACATCAAACCGATGCCCTCGAAGGCCAAGCTTGTTCAGATGTACAAGGATAAAAAGGAAAACTTGCAGGAACGGATTGCCGAGAAGAAACAGGACTTTCAGGAACGGAAGCAACAGCTGGAGGAGCGGAAGAAAAATCTTTTCGACGATTTTGAGCAGTATAAGAGTGGTGTGAAGAAAATTAAGGACAAGAAACAGAGCGTCACCGATGATAAATCATAG